The region CAGGCTCCATAGCGTTCTGGTTGTTGAATATTAATATGTCtctttgaataaaataaacattaaaaagagaGGAGCCTCTTCATGGCTGTCAGTAAGGGACTGACCGAGATGACTCATGCATACAAGCACAAGGATCCACTTAAGGATCTCTGTCAGAAAGAGAGTGTTGTCTTTTTCCTTTGGCTTTTGAGAGGCTTGTTCATGTAAACATActgttctgtctctgtctcaggATGACAGATTTGGGGTGaagtgtttctttctttttcattccagCATTTGGCAACATTTCTTTCTAAACTACATCTATCATTTGTGTACCTCCATGCCTGCTAGCAGACCTGAAAGACCACATGCTCCACTTATCACAGTTTTCATTCTGACAGGAACACATAACATCTGATAGTGTTGGTACTGATACTCATGACAGTGATATGAACCACAGGCATGAGAGAACAGAATGGTGTGTAACACTGTTTCTGTATCAGCATCATCTCTTCAAATACTTTTGTGATGCCTAATTCTGAACAGCAAGAATACAACTGAGACACACTTAAAGAACTCAATGAAACATCATAGATAGTGGAAGACTGTGGAGCTGATGAGAACAGTACCACCTGTTTTAACTTGAAGGgagttgttgggttttttgtggaaaaactgtGTTCAAGTCATTAGTTGGTCAAGAGATGCCAAATCAATTGATtcacagttttttcttctttcatttcaggACATCGTTACCTGCTCCCATGTTTTCCAGAAACACTATCAGTGTTTGGAGTATCCTGAAGAAATGCATCGGACTGGTGAGGACAAACTGTTTCCAGATGCAAAGCAAATACTACTTTTCTACATATCAGTATCAATATCCCAATGATAATAACCCTGGACAGAGGGAAAACTCTTTAGTGGGTTATTTAcacaaaatgactttttaaCTGGTACATGTCAAAATCGTTTGTGTAACCCGTCAGTGATTCTGTAACATTAGCCAATAGTTGTTGCAACATCAGTCTGCAGATTTTGGCACATTATCTTGTGTAATAAATCAGTAGTTTTCTCATTTATTGGACGGACATATTTTGTCAGCAAAGGTCAAATGTAAAAGTTAGCTGAGGTTTACAGTTACTGTTTGCTTTTCAGGAACTTTCCAAGATCACGATGCCCATCGTCTTCAACGAGCCTCTGAGCTTCCTGCAGAGAATCACAGAATACATGGAACACACTTACCTCATCAACAGAGCCTGCTCGCTGTCCGACTCCATAGAGCGCATGCAGGTCAgagtttgacacacacacacacacacacacacacacacacacacacacacacacacacacacacacacacacacacacacacacacacacacacacacacacacacacacacacacacacacacacacacacacacacacttttgtcaCCTACATGCATTTTTGCTTTATATCTCCACAGAACACGATTGGATAGTGAGGAATACATACACACCAGAGATAGAAAAAGTGACTCCTCTGCATATAAGCAGCCAGTTATCAGTAGATGGACTTGAAAGAAATAAGCAtcttgttcatttaaaaaaaaaaaaaaaaaaaaactttttcttttcaaaatgtgtcattaattaCTCATAATCTTTAACAGgccaaattaaagaaataaactaTATGTTGTGCTCCAGTAAACTATATGTTGTGCTCCAGTAGTATTGTGAAAATCCTAAAAGAACCAAAGCTTTTTTACTAATAAAAGGGATAGAAAGTTTTAAGattttttagaaatgtataGGAATCCTAAAGGATCCCATTGGAAAACGTGAAACAAAGAGCATACACGTCTATATTATGGTGTTTTAGTTGTTGTATTTAGAAACATATACACTCATTGAAAAAGATCAACTCCAAGTGattaatatgaaaacacacaacacacacagaaatagaaacacacacactaactaacATGGACTGTGATTGTTTGTCTTCAGGCAGTAGCTGCGTTTGCTGTTTCAGCAGTTGCGTCTCAGTGGGACAGAACTGGAAAACCCTTCAACCCTCTGCTGGGAGAGACCTATGAACtcaccaggtacacacacacacacacacacacacacacacacacacacacacacacactttttaagGTCAACAGCTTAAACAGTATATTtatcctcttttcctctccactGCCTTCCACAGAGACGACCAGGGTTTCCGGCTGGTATCGGAGCAGGTATCCCATCATCCCCCAGTCAGTGCCTTCCATGCAGAGAGCCTGCTCGGGGACTTCGTCTTCCACGGCTCCATCTACCCCAAACTCAAATTCTGGGGCAAGAGTGTTGAGGCTGAGCCTAAAGGGACCATCACACTAGAGCTACTCAAGTAAGCTACTCAAATGTGTTTTCGcttatttcattattgtttttatacaaAATGTGGTCCtcatattacatttcatctcattctgcccttcttttcttcacttttcacTGCATCTCCCTGTGTGCTTCTTTTCCTAACTGTTTATTCCTCTTCTTCACACCTCCCCCTTTTtgtctcctcctcatctctccctctcttcctctcctcttcacctcCAGGCACAACGAGGCGTACACATGGAGTAACCCATACTGCTGTGTACACAACATCATCCTGGGCAAACTATGGATAGAGCAGTATGGCACAGTGGAAATAGTCAACCACAGGTAAAGTATACACGCATAACAGCTGTAATGCAGTTTGTAAATCTTTAAATGAGTAGATAAAACACTCACGTGTCGCAATGGGAGCTGAGCCCAGTTGGTGAGCAAGAGGAAAACTTgaactacagaaaaaaaaaaaatcttaacccTCAGTCAAGttctaacaaaaaaacagcaaaagtgACACTGTGTTGTGCTGTATGTTTGTCTCTCGCAGAGCTCTTCAGCATTCCTGTCCAGCGCTTTTATTTACTTTGCCTGAAGTGACAAGCAGAGTAAACATGCTGCGGTCTTAAGTGTCGAGTAAACACTGTGTCAAACAACCTCGGGatcactttttaaaaccttttatttatCCAGGGAAGCTCTGCAAAGCTTGTGTTATCCTCATTTGTGTCACGCACTGTTTCATATTCACACTGTTGCAAAGATTCACACCAGGAGCTGTGAAACCATCAAATCACAGTGTTGCTCAGATGGCTGCTATAGAGCTTCACTGTTGCACTGATTTCAACTGTCTTGCCTTGAAAACAAGGAGTTGATGGACTGGTCTGTTTTCCTGCACTAGTTTTTAATTAGTGAGGGATTCAATCAACCATGTCAATATTTTTTACAAGCATCAAATGTTTATGTAGTCGTCTTATTTCATtatctttattaaaacaaacacaaaaacccCACCAATATTTCAGCATtccaaaattaaattatttcatttgacCTTTTAGGTGCAGTTCACATTAATAGTGAAAAGAAGGTAActggctcttcttcttcttccgcAGCACTGGAGACAAGTGTGTGTTGAATTTCAAGCCCTGTGGGATGTTTGGCAAAGAGCTGCACAGAGTGGAGGGATACATCCAGGATAAGAGGTTAGAGTTAAATCTCAGTTTGCTACATCAACTACAGTATTAACATTCAGTTATTTGATATCATATAAAGTTTGAAGAGTTGTTATATTCATTATCgtctttttcttcatctgcCTCACAACACTtttcttcttcccctctcttctcCACTTTCTTATCTTTTCCTGCCATTGTCCTCTCTTCCTGCTCCTTCCTCttcaccctctctctgtccagtAAAAAGAAGCTCTGTGTCATCTATGGGAAGTGGACTGAGTGCATGTGGAGCGTCGATGCTCAGGCATACGAGTCCCACAAGAAGTCAGAGAAGAAAGGAGACAACAAGAAGCACAAAAATGTGAGAacgtattttttttaaaatctgcgACTTGACACCTGTGCGGAGAAATAATGTACAGCAGTTTTTAACATAACCGCTCTAAAATGATTTTGGTTGCATGTCTTTGTATAACAGAGGTTAAAATGAAGTGTGTTATTtccaggaggagcaggagggagcGGTGAACGATGATGCAGACGACATGCCTGAAATCCAGGAGACAGTGTCTGTGGTACCAGGAAGCACTCTGCTGTGGAGGATAGACTCCAGACCAGCACATTCTGCTACGGtatgaaaatatacacacacagatccaaTTCAGACAACCCCATGAAATAGATGTACTATTGATGCTTGATTTTGGTCTAGGATTGAGCAGATGTGATGCATTTAagcacttttttctttcaagaaGATTTATATATGTTCCTaattcctctcttccctcctcagATGTACAACTTCACCAACTTTGCAATGTTTCTCAATGAGTTGGAGCCTGGCATGGAGGCCAGTTTGGCTTCCACCGACTGTCGCTTCAGGCCTGACATCAGAGCCATGGAGAATGGCAACATGggtaatttgattaaaaagtcTTTTATCAGTGTTTAGTGGAGCTTTGTTTGCCTGAACACAGTTTGTTTAGCAGCAGTGGCTTGTAGAACCCTGCAGTTTTAAGATACAATGTAACCTGAAGTTACATTTAGATTATTATaagttgtaaaaaataaaaatgatattgataatgataataagacagttctgccacctgctggctgtCTGTGTCACTTTCTTGTGTGACATTGTTGATCCAAATGTTTAAAGAACAATGCAAACAACTTTATTATCCTGAACTCAAGAAAGTATTCTAGCTCACATCTCTTTTACTGGACTCATTAACTAAATGTTACAAGCAGCAGACATTGTGACTTTGTTGTTCTCATGCAGATGAGGCCAgtcaggagaaagagagactggaggagaaacagagagctGCCAGAAAGGAGAGAGCCAAGAATGAGGATGAGTGGTCTACAAggtagaacacacacacacacacacacacacacacacacacacacacacacacacacacacacacacacgcacacacacacacatacacactttgaCAAAAGTGGTccgttatttattcatttatttaatctttatttaaacagagtAACATCGAAACCCCCTGTTTCATTGAGAATGAAAAAACAAGAGTAGAGACAAACAGAACTAGATAAATCAaggctgtcactgttacagaaCGATCATTTGGGTATGGTAATGTCGTATTTTGACTTTGAGGTAACATTGCAGATTGTTCCTGACGGTTAAAGCAGGTCTTCCCTCCATTAATTCCCTTAATCAGAGAATGAGCTGGAATGTAGAGAGTAAAACGCAAACCTGAAAGGAATCTCATCTTTACATGCAAAAGAAACCCCACAGAGTTGTTTAGTTTATGGTATTGTTGCTTTCTGAAGGCCCACATCCAGtgcctcctccttttccttcattttcttcGAACTATTATcatttcaaaattaaatgtattcaacAAATGACGATAGCATTATTCTGAATTTGGCACACTTTCAGGTCTGTACTTGCTTAAACACGTCAGAGTTTGACTTTTTCACAACGTGAAATGAAAATATGCATAAATTGAACAAGAGAAAGCAATATCTCAACATGCTTCACTCCTTGTGTGAGGTTTTTGGAGTGTACCTATAcactttgtgtttgtgcgttTTCAGGTGGTTCCAGATGGGCACCAACCCATACACCGGCTCCCAGGACTGGATCTACAACGGTGGCTACTTCAATAGGAACTACCAAGACCTGCCCGATATCTACTGATAGCCCGCCAGccttcaccctcctcctcctcttactctCCAATAACCCGCGGTGATCTGCCTGCCTGTCAAAAAAATTGGAGAGACATGTTTAAGAATTCATTTAAACCCACCTTCGTCTTACTGCCTTCAACGTCACCTACTTTCTCTGTAAACTTACCGACACACTCAGCGCATTGAAAGGAGGTACAAAGGAGCCAAATGCCTGTCACTTCTTTCAAAAACAGCAGCTTGCCTTGATGTCTATTGAGTCTTcaggtctttttttaacatgtcaaGGACTTTACACCATCTTCACTTCAGTCTCATTCTCATCATCTGTGTGTGATTTCTCTCAACTAACGACCAGCAAATGTCTCCCATCTCTCTGTCCCAGCATCGTTTAGAGCACAATAACCATCTTCTTCCTGACCAGTCCCAGTGGCAGAGAGTTGGTCCGATCTGAATGTGTAACGTCTTTACAATCAAACTCTCTCCTCCGAGGAACCGCCAGCTAAGCCtctgcattttaaaacagtCACATGGGTCATCAGAgagtaaaaacaacatgaaagtaGGACATCATAATCACAGCGATTAATGGACACGGAGGGACACCCAGTCAATGGGGAAATCAGGGATGTGAATGCTCCTTTGACTGAAGATGGATCATGagaatgaatttattttttatttctttttggaaacttaaagacacaaacactcaaaaaaTCACATGGATGTGTTTTGAGGAACAAAATTATAAAGATTTATTGTGTAATAAATATGGTAACCTTGGTTAGGACCAATGAAATGTAGACATAAGCTTATAACTGTCCATGTGTCATATCCCTAAAATGTTAGGTATCTACTATTACTATCCCATCACACTCCACTTCATCCATTCATTACTAGAAAACTGATGTTTCCTCGACAGCAGAGTGGAATGTTTAGCTTGATTGGAACCAGACAAGAAACCACACGTGATCTGATGTTTTCATTTGCATTGAAACATTAGAAAAACAGACCCTAATGTATAAATGTTTCTGTGCTGGCTTCAGAGTCATAGCTGAGCGTTACTGATATGAAGAAAGCTCCacacaagtgtaaaaaaaaaaaaaaaaaatctgatttaactTGAAGTAACTTGTAAATGCAGCACTTCGCTAACCAGAAAAGAAATGtggtggaaaaaataaataaaaaacaatctcaCCCCCTCCCAGTTTAACCCCAGTAACAACTTCAAATCTGTGCCTGCATGTGCATGTAAATCTGAACCCAGAAGACTACATTTACCCCTACAGAGTTCAACCTCCCACTGAatgattttgacatttaaagcaAATGTGTAATCCCCAAATTAGACACACTGAGGTCCCTGAAcagttattaaattaaaaaaacaaaaaacataaacaataaatgCACATTCATTTTGTGAATGAGTGTATAAAGATGTACAGACACTTTAAGCCATATTAACGACAGAAGAGTGGATTTGCCGTGTGAGTGACAGTGATTTGACAATGTTAACCCTCAACATTGATATTATTAATCTTACTGTCACTATagcatgattaaaaaaaaagaaaagaagaaatcatTACTCATGTCagtgtaataaaatgtaacacGCCTCGTTATATATTCTGCTCTACGACTAGGTTGATTGAATGTTAGAGCGTCGCTTTTTCGGCTGATGCTGATTGTAGTGAAAAGGAGGCAACAGATCATCAGCACATcgagtttcatttttaaactaaatttaacgagaaagaagagaaatgcACTGTACTGAACGTTAGCACAAATATGATTGTTGACAGCTCTCCAGCTGATGGAgtgatattgtgttttttttggagcaGAACTCTTGATGTACACAAACTTGTCACTCTTACATCTCACGCAGAGTGTGCTTTTTCTCTGCACCTTTTGAATCATGTTAAGAACAGTGTACCCAGGAAATATTTGGACTTTAGCTGCTCTGTCGCGTCATTTCATTGTTATGATAACTTTAGGTAGCTGACTCTCAGTATTGTGTGTTTCATTCCAGCTGAGCAGGACTCAAACTTCCACTCGAGGCTGAAATCCACATGCAGATTACAGGATGTAAAGTGAATCTAAAATCAGCTGACTGGACAGCACTGAAccacatgaaaaacacctgaagtacaaacaaaacaacacattttactttcagttcatgaaatatttatgaaatattggtgtttaatttgtattaataACCAGTGAATCCATGTTATAGAGCAAATAAATGTATAGCTCCAAGCATAAATAGAGTTTAAAATTCCCATCATCTGTTGGTTCCCCCCAATAAAGCAGGTAGGAACAAttatgaaagttttttttttcttagttcaCCTCACATCAGAATGTTAAGTGAAAATGGTGTATACACAAAACCTGCAGACCTGTTTGCACTGGTGAAAATGTGGCTCCAACTGAATaagctgttctttttttttattttaatagaaaatgaTGGTTTCACTTCTTTTCAAATAACATGtaacagacagagaaagtgcAACAAATCTAATGTAAATGCTGAGATTCAAATCTCTCCAGAACTTGTCCTGACTGGTTTTCAGAATCTTCAGAACATAATATATgtacaaaatacacacacacacattttcaccagTGCATTTAGGATCTATGATGTATTCCACAATGACTCTATGCAACTTTTGCACCTCATCATGAACAGTACATGTCTGATTTGTTATTGTACAGTAGCTTTACATTCCCCTTACTcccaacaaaacacacacacacacacacacacacacacacacacacacacacacacacaaaacctctGCTACACAGAAGTGTCTCCAAATAATGACTTTGCCTTCATAGTTTATCTTAATATATTCCAGATATTAGGAAATTATTATAACTTGTCAAGCTACTTGGCACCACAGCTAGGCTTTTGTCACATCTTGGATCAActtaacttttcatttgttgtctgtttaaaaaaaataatgtatttccGTGTCATGCTTAGtgcctgtgtttttctgttacccttttcaatttaaaaaaaaaaaattaatgtgCGTTATTTATGATGTTTGAAGTTTTATGACAGAATATTCTGTGgtgtcttttgtttttcctcttctttttctcgtATAGCCAATTCAAACAgcctttaatttgtcttttctgAACTGTTTGTAGAAGAGCTGGGTGTAATTAGTTTGAAGAGAAAATCATTCACAAGCTTAAACACTTGTACATTTGTCTTTGCCTGTCATATCTGTTAGATTTACTAGCCAACACAGTATGTAGGTACAGGCTTTTTGTTCCCACTGAAAACtcttttggttattttttgcccagaaaatcctttttttgttgtttttttcccgtCAAAATCTTATTAAAAGTCTATCATATAAACACTACTCAAGTCACACTGTTGCAGTCGGGTGCAAATTGTCCATGTGGAAAAGTAAAGCTTTGCCTGTAAAAGTAATTCCAGCTGGTTAAAATGGTACATATGGAGCGGTCACATTCATCTGTGCTGATTCAGACTCGACCTGTTACAAAAACTAATGCTCTGTCATTAAAGTAGATTTAGGTTTTATGTTGCTTAtttcttttagaaaaaattCTTCTGTTGGATTTTACCCTCATCCTCTTGGACTGTATCATGTGGTTGTTGATGTTATATATGTGTACAAGTGCTGCACAGAGGTAATCACAAGCGAAATGGCATATTATTTTGTgcaactgatttatttttatagtattTAAACCGTTTTGTTTCATGGTGAGAATATTGTACCAGATGTTTTATTTGGAGGTGGGGGACTGTAAGGGGGTCGTATCCATACCGTGGACAGCTTGGTAGATTCATGAATGGGGAAATTGTCTACTAATAAAATCCTAATTTCAGTTTTTCGACCATGTctcctttttaaatgaagttaatGGTAAAGGATAAAATGCTTGCAGtcttttaaattgttgttgaCAACCACACAGTCACAACATGTGTGAGAAAGCTcctgaaaagaccaaaactaacAATATGTTAGTCCAGCACTCAGTACGTCCTGAATTTGCCACTCTGTATAATTCAGACCTGCTGaagatgtaaatatttaaaaacaagtcaCAATGTATACTTTGTCCTAAAACAGCtttttagtgtgtagtgttacTTGAACAGTAGTAAAAAATATTGACGTATATTGTATAGAATATTTAgtaggagaaagagaagaaaccaTTCTGAATatgtaacataaaaaaaaactaatgccAGACAGTTTCTGCTCCTGAAGCAAAGAGTGGGAGAGTAGTAAAGTCCAGTTATCGTCACAcagttttttcatgttattctgagctgcagtaATGTAGTCAGAgtgtaaaatcatcattatgtgttATGTTTAACCTTAAATAAAACGTTTCTCCTGTGAGGAAATACGTCCTTCCGTATTAAATCCTAGGTTTTCAGACACAAATGATGTCGCTTCTTGATGTTCCTGGTATAAAACTTGTCTTCCGGTCAGTTATTCCACTCAGAAACCATGTACGCTTCATTTACTGAGTATGTTTCAAAGCAGCAGCttctacagtactacagtattctACAGTACTGTGCCTCAGTCTAGATACCACTGGAGGtaagtttgaatatttttgttgtaatttgggtaagtttaaaaattcaaattcaacaGTAACTCAAAATGTTCATTCAATTGATCATTTTGTATGAATGCTATCGTTTCCTATaaatgatgacacacacacagacacacacacacacacagtatggcAGCCGattgtgaaataaattaatCTCTTGAAATCAAGAtatagtaaaaaacaaaaagaacttgcacaacagttttttgtttttatgtatttgtcttttatttatttttcctgattgaaatgtattgtaagGTCATAATTTTGTCATTCATCACATTACATGGCATGATGCACCAGGTCTACTACACCCATTTACAGGAGGAATACACGGAAACATACACAAGGTTTTACAATGGGGAAACAGGAAATTTAGCTCATTGCACTTACAACAGTGAATGGAACATTTTGTAGTCATTTTTAGGCTCTCaacttttttctgtattttattttcaccctcttttctttattcaatcgggttattttgtttttttttctttacacatcTCCATCATTCTGTCCACCCCCAAAAAATTACATGGAAGCCAGaaaatttcccttttttttgtttttgatgtctTCTCGTTTTACAAACACAACATGTATAGAAACTCTACACAGaccaatatgtttttttaatttttttttttatatccgaatacaacttttttattattttttgacagTCTGCACGAGCCAGCCACATACGTACACAATGcaatttttgtaatttattattcaaatcaaCAACTGCTCTGGTTTGTTATGtagtttttgtcagttttatacacaaaaagcacaatttCAGGCCGGGAGGTTCAGGCTTGCATACGCTCCAGCTCGCAACGCTGTGTGGTGTGCACAGGCCTCTCTCGTACccgcgtgcatgtgtgtctgtgtgttcgtgTTGTGGTATGTTAGCATTTTTGAGATTTACATGTTGTACAGAACATGTCCTTCATGGCAAAttacatgttgttgttgttgtttgttcaaaGCGGACTCTGGTTGGTTCTCATCTGGTATTTACACTGGAAAAAGGATGGCAGCCCGTGAGGTGGGAAGTCAAAGAGATTCAAAAAGGTCAAGGGATGGGTGGGGTCGGGTGGGGTCGGGGTGTCCAGGTCATGCACTTGTAATTTTACTCTGATGATTCATTACAGGTGAAAGATGAATAAACGCTCCCTGATGATAAACTTCATAGCTTTTCTtttatggttttgtttgtttctgcattctctctctttgtacAACCTCTCACCAAtgacacatttactttttatatacttatatatatatatatatttatattttgtgaatttcaaaacCTTTCTCCTTTCTATGTTGACTGTCTGCGCGACCGACAGCAAGAGCAGTGGTGACAGTTTCTACACTACGTACTGTACAAGCACTGTATGCTACCTTTTTGgttaggaacacacacacacacagcccaggTTTCCCAAAAGCATTCCAAGCTGCATTTAAATACAGTTGGATCAAAGGAATTGTGTTTTTAActctttgtttcagtttttccttttcGTGGCTGTAcaatcagaaa is a window of Scomber scombrus chromosome 10, fScoSco1.1, whole genome shotgun sequence DNA encoding:
- the LOC133987399 gene encoding oxysterol-binding protein-related protein 2-like, with the translated sequence MSNEDEFYDAVTGLDSDESYEGVSEASFKDALVFDSNSQNKNGSVPQENGIKKHRTSLPAPMFSRNTISVWSILKKCIGLELSKITMPIVFNEPLSFLQRITEYMEHTYLINRACSLSDSIERMQAVAAFAVSAVASQWDRTGKPFNPLLGETYELTRDDQGFRLVSEQVSHHPPVSAFHAESLLGDFVFHGSIYPKLKFWGKSVEAEPKGTITLELLKHNEAYTWSNPYCCVHNIILGKLWIEQYGTVEIVNHSTGDKCVLNFKPCGMFGKELHRVEGYIQDKSKKKLCVIYGKWTECMWSVDAQAYESHKKSEKKGDNKKHKNEEQEGAVNDDADDMPEIQETVSVVPGSTLLWRIDSRPAHSATMYNFTNFAMFLNELEPGMEASLASTDCRFRPDIRAMENGNMDEASQEKERLEEKQRAARKERAKNEDEWSTRWFQMGTNPYTGSQDWIYNGGYFNRNYQDLPDIY